The Theobroma cacao cultivar B97-61/B2 chromosome 1, Criollo_cocoa_genome_V2, whole genome shotgun sequence genome contains the following window.
GCTAGACAGTGATGGTCAAGGAAGAGAAAGTACAGGACAAGGAGAAAAGAGAACTGTGAGCACTGAAGGTTACAGTCTTCTGTGCGACCACCAATAGTTTCcatttatttacttttgaaATCCATTTTACCTATTACTTTAAcacaagaaacaaaaaataactaaaCTATCATCTAGAAAACTAACTAAACTGTGATCAAATATTAAAAGCCAACATACAATAAGATGGAAGCATCAACTCTTTCAGTAAAACCAAATACCAAAATTGTTTCCCATTTAACAATGAACGAGAGGTAAACCACTTTTTGATGCAATTAGTATAGGTAGATATGACTGTTCAGCAGAAATATATTAACTTTGCCATAATTAAAGGCTTCAGAGTTCAGATAAGTACACACTTCGTTAGAAAGCAGGAAAGATGTCACCATGTAACTAATCCAACAAAAGGGTAATTGAAATGCAACTCCAACAATACTGAACTAATAAAAGCATCTTGCatggttaaaaagaaaaaactaagCAAAACAATCTTACCTTCCCATGGCACCATATGCTTTTGAAAGATTCTGGCAAGCTTCAATTGAATCTGCATGATTAGGACCAAGAGAGACATCCATGATGTCCTTTGCAACTGCAAACATCTGTGCTGCTGACTGAGGTCTATCTAATTCCAAATAGGCTGCCCCCAAATTGTTGTAAATATACCCAACCCCAAAATGCTTGGAACCAAAGCTCTCTTTCAATCTCTCAGCCGCACTCTCTAAGTAAGGAATGGCCTGTGGCACCTCACCTTTCAACAGGAGTAACCACCCTATTCTAGCAGACACACTTCCCTCTGAGTGCTGCTCTTGAGGCTGCTTCTCAAGCAAAGCCAACGTTCTCTTCAACAAAGAAATTGCAATCTCAAACTCATTCATAGTCTCATATTGCATTGATATCTCTGAGTACGCCTCAGCAACTTCAATTGGAGAGACTGTCTCTTTCTTGTCAAGAATTCCACAAGCAATCTCCAAACACCTTTTTGCGTCTGCAAATTTTTCTTGGTTACAAAGAGCCTTTCCCATTGAAATAAACACCAGAGCTCGATTCTCACTATCTTTCTCCGTCTGCTGAACTACGCCTTTCAAAGTATTAATAGCCTCATCATACTTCCCCAATGCGATCTGCATATTAGCAGCATCAATCTCTGCTTGGAGCAGCTCAGAACTAAGACCCCAGTTCTTCAAAACCTTCTGAGACAACTCATTCTGCTCCATTGCCTTCTCATGCTCCTCCATACCAGTATAAATAACTCCAAGAATCCTCCTATCATGTGCAACCTCCACCGAATTATGACCCAGCTCCTTCCTATGAATGTCCAATGCCTTCAAACCAAAGGGCAAGGCCTCCTTAAAATCTAGAACTGAAACATAAGCTTCAGCCAACTCCCTATATGCCACTCCCAATTCCTTACTATCCTTCTCCAAAGTCATCTCCTTGATTTCCAAAGCCTTCTTAAGATTCCCAAGAGCCTCCTCTCTCCTCCCCATTGCTGTTTTCACGTTCCCCAATTCAAGTTGCACCGCATGCAGCACCGGCCTAATGTCCTCGACACTAGCAACACCCTCTTCCTCTAACCTATTAAGCAACCTATTAGCCCTATTAAGATAGCCCAAACTATCATTGAACCTCTTTAAACTATAGTTGACAGAACCCATCAATTGTAAAGCCATAGCAACAAGTAAAGAAGGTTTACCATCTTGATCCAATGCTTTCAATGCTCTATCAGCAAAAGAAAGAGCCTTTTCAGGGTCGTCACCTTCTTGGTCAAGTTTGAGTCCAACTTTCAATGAAGCTAACCCCAGCTCTCTCTCATGAAAACATGCTTCCATTTCTTTAAATGCTCTGAGCATTTCTTCAGCGGTTTTAGCTGACTCAAAAGCTTCCTCAAGATCAGATTTTTCTCTCAGTTTTCTCTGCCTGGAGGACGATTGGGTTGGTTTTTCCACAAGGGTATCCAGATTACGTGATGGGTTTGTTTGGAATTGGTGGGTTCTGAGGATTAAGCCATGGATTTTGCCACAGGTTTGGAGGCGGCGGGCGGTTGAGTGAAGCGAcgaagaagatgatgatggAGAATTATCAGAAGTGCAATTCTGATAGTGAAGAGGGACAATTGTCCTGAATCCTCGGCCGTTGAAGTTTGAAAGAAGTGAAAGTGAAGCCTTTTTCATTGTGAAATTAAGAAGTCTCGAGGGATTTTAGTTATTTTGGGAGTTtaggtttttctttcttcggTTTGGTTAAACCCTTGAAAAACCCTCTGCGGTGACTTTCTCTGTTTCGTTTTGTAAGCAAGGGTAACAGGGGGAGGAAGAGAGGAGCAGTACTAAAACGCTGTCGTTTCTTCGCTTGAGCGTTTGGTTGCAGTGCTCTGATTTTTGCGACACCAAAAAATTCCTCCACCTATTTTGTGTAAGTAAACCTTGTTTTGCAAATGTAGGCTGCAAAGCAGACAAACTATTTTGCCAATATTAATTTGCTTGACCAAAGACAATATGTACAAAGAAATATAGAAATTGAATGTAATTTTAAATGATCAATGGCTTGTAATTGTTTGTTTATACACTATCAGAAGGATAACAGTAACTCATTGGAGTATTATGTTGCCTTCCGAATCTGAGTTGAGGCATTCTAGAAACTAACCTCATGATGAATCTATATACAACAAAGAATACAGAGTTTCCTTTCAATAATAGAACATAAAACCCTAATCCAACAATGGAAACCCATTTGCACTTCATTCATCTGAACTGAAGTACCACTCCGCAATCAACGTACTTACTGATCAATGGAAGCTCAGGGGCCTTAAATTTACAGTGGGAGTTTCAGGAGGTctgctataaatatcatcaaaATGAAGATTTACATCCCCTCCAGCTTCAAGATCATCCTGGTAAGTCGTCCGGGATAACCTCCGAGAATCCCTCCAATCAAGAAATTGTTCTTGCTCTTCTACACTTCTCTCAGAGAAGTTATCATAATGACGGTCCGTAGAATAGTGGTTAAAATCAGGAGGCTCAAGAAAACTTGCTTGGGGCTGTGCACCATGTGAACCACTTCTAGCCCACCAATGGCTCCTAGTATGGTGCGCCAAGTCATTTGTATCATGATGCTGAAGCACGCTGTCATGGAAGAAATGAGGTGATGGGGAAGCTTCAAGATGCGACCGTGTGCGATCATCATAATGGTGTGGCCAGTATTCTTCATCTCTTGCTTCATTATGTGTCATGTTGCTTG
Protein-coding sequences here:
- the LOC18613164 gene encoding uncharacterized protein LOC18613164; translation: MKKASLSLLSNFNGRGFRTIVPLHYQNCTSDNSPSSSSSSLHSTARRLQTCGKIHGLILRTHQFQTNPSRNLDTLVEKPTQSSSRQRKLREKSDLEEAFESAKTAEEMLRAFKEMEACFHERELGLASLKVGLKLDQEGDDPEKALSFADRALKALDQDGKPSLLVAMALQLMGSVNYSLKRFNDSLGYLNRANRLLNRLEEEGVASVEDIRPVLHAVQLELGNVKTAMGRREEALGNLKKALEIKEMTLEKDSKELGVAYRELAEAYVSVLDFKEALPFGLKALDIHRKELGHNSVEVAHDRRILGVIYTGMEEHEKAMEQNELSQKVLKNWGLSSELLQAEIDAANMQIALGKYDEAINTLKGVVQQTEKDSENRALVFISMGKALCNQEKFADAKRCLEIACGILDKKETVSPIEVAEAYSEISMQYETMNEFEIAISLLKRTLALLEKQPQEQHSEGSVSARIGWLLLLKGEVPQAIPYLESAAERLKESFGSKHFGVGYIYNNLGAAYLELDRPQSAAQMFAVAKDIMDVSLGPNHADSIEACQNLSKAYGAMGSYALAMEFQQRVIDAWEGHGSSAQDELKEAQRLLEELKTKARGTSTNRLPTKALPLPQNSLASKFSIPGVPVDQNSASSI